In one window of Helianthus annuus cultivar XRQ/B chromosome 17, HanXRQr2.0-SUNRISE, whole genome shotgun sequence DNA:
- the LOC110922025 gene encoding putative pentatricopeptide repeat-containing protein At3g25970 gives MRKQIMVSIAPLVSTFTHKFVRNASTTSSFFPSQFDSYFEHNPRDKIYTYNRDIETLMKSGSVDHALQLFDEMPMRDIITYNIVLSGLKRNGLSKEALYVYNQMVSQGFIESSSTFSTVLGVFSQEGLYQEGFQVHNRVVVLGLSLNVYVGSALIDLYMNMGLVDLALRLFNDLPERNLATWNQLLKGFGEFGMSQKLQLYYRMKREGVAPNPLTFCYLLRSFGNESVVDQGRELHSYTIKVGWAESDVFVSNALVDFYSACGSITDAEKSFEVIPTNDVISWNSLVSLYASNEIASDALRIFSMMQVSGKKPSIRSFVGLLNLSSRNVNIIIGKQIHCFVLKLGFDHGSCYVCSALIDMYGKCGEIESSVSIYESVPRKTIEVCNSLMTSFAHCGIVEDVIELFGLMVDEDIGFDEVSLSTTVNTLSRSTYAGLTSCKLLHLCAVKSGFAHDLAVSCSLIESYSRFGDVKSSRQIFNQLSSPNVICFTSIISAYSRNKMGTECYKLLEVMINKGLKPDKVTFSCVLTACNHSGMVHEGKMVFESMKTVHGVDPESQHVACMVDLLGHKGLLEEAERLLKQTQFNNDSAIWSSLLRHCRAHHNETVGKRIAETVIKLEPENASSWLQVSNFYSEIRDFETAKQIKDVALARRMQRDMFTPLRFK, from the coding sequence ATGAGGAAGCAAATTATGGTTTCCATTGCCCCACTAGTCTCAACCTTCACTCATAAGTTTGTCCGAAACGCATCAACAACGTCTTCTTTCTTTCCATCGCAATTTGACTCTTACTTCGAACACAATCCTCGAGACAAAATTTACACCTACAACAGAGACATTGAAACCTTAATGAAATCTGGGTCAGTTGATCATGCACTCCAACTGTTCGACGAAATGCCCATGAGAGACATAATCACATATAACATAGTTCTTTCGGGGCTTAAACGTAATGGGCTGTCAAAAGAAGCATTGTATGTGTACAATCAAATGGTATCCCAAGGATTTATTGAGAGTTCGTCAACGTTTTCGACGGTTTTGGGTGTGTTTAGTCAAGAAGGGTTGTATCAAGAAGGTTTTCAAGTTCACAACAGGGTGGTTGTTCTTGGTTTGAGTTTGAATGTGTATGTGGGAAGTGCATTGATTGATCTTTACATGAATATGGGTCTTGTTGATCTTGCTTTGAGATTGTTTAACGATTTACCGGAAAGGAATCTTGCTACATGGAATCAGTTACTAAAAGGTTTTGGTGAATTTGGAATGTCACAAAAGTTGCAATTGTATTATAGGATGAAAAGAGAAGGTGTTGCACCTAATCCGCTCACTTTTTGTTATTTACTTCGTTCGTTTGGGAACGAGAGTGTAGTGGATCAAGGAAGAGAGCTGCATTCTTACACGATTAAAGTTGGATGGGCCGAATCGGACGTGTTTGTTTCAAATGCTTTGGTGGATTTTTATAGTGCTTGTGGCAGTATAACAGATGCCGAGAAATCATTTGAAGTTATTCCGACAAATGATGTGATTTCTTGGAATTCGTTAGTTTCTTTGTATGCATCGAACGAGATTGCAAGCGATGCGTTAAGGATCTTTTCTATGATGCAAGTATCGGGAAAGAAGCCGTCGATTCGTTCGTTTGTGGGTTTGTTGAATTTATCTAGCAGGAATGTAAATATAATTATTGGAAAACAGATTCATTGTTTTGTTTTGAAACTAGGGTTTGATCACGGTAGTTGTTACGTTTGTTCTGCGTTAATCGATATGTACGGAAAATGCGGTGAAATAGAAAGTTCCGTGTCGATATACGAAAGCGTTCCAAGAAAAACTATTGAAGTATGCAATTCGTTGATGACATCATTTGCACATTGTGGGATTGTGGAAGATGTGATCGAATTGTTCGGTTTGATGGTTGATGAAGACATCGGGTTTGATGAAGTTAGTCTATCCACTACAGTCAACACACTGTCTAGGTCAACTTACGCTGGGTTGACCAGCTGTAAATTGTTGCATCTTTGTGCTGTGAAATCGGGTTTTGCTCACGATCTTGCGGTATCTTGTTCTTTAATCGAAAGTTATTCAAGATTCGGAGATGTTAAATCGTCTCGTCAGATTTTCAACCAGCTTTCTTCACCGAATGTTATATGTTTTACATCAATCATCAGTGCTTATTCCCGCAACAAAATGGGAACGGAATGCTATAAACTCCTCGAAGTAATGATTAACAAGGGTTTGAAACCGGATAAAGTGACATTCTCATGCGTGTTAACAGCTTGCAACCATTCGGGAATGGTTCACGAGGGAAAGATGGTGTTTGAGTCAATGAAGACCGTACATGGCGTTGACCCAGAAAGTCAACATGTAGCTTGCATGGTTGACCTTCTTGGACACAAAGGTTTACTTGAAGAAGCCGAACGGTTGCTAAAACAAACACAATTTAATAACGACTCTGCCATCTGGAGTTCATTGTTGCGCCATTGTAGGGCCCACCATAATGAAACAGTAGGAAAAAGAATTGCGGAAACAGTAATTAAACTTGAGCCTGAAAACGCTTCAAGTTGGTTACAAGTGTCGAACTTTTATTCAGAAATCAGGGATTTTGAAACCGCTAAACAAATTAAAGACGTTGCACTAGCAAGAAGAATGCAAAGAGATATGTTTACGCCTTTACGGTTTAAATAA
- the LOC110922026 gene encoding probable polygalacturonase At1g80170 isoform X1 — MSNIIFIYFLALLFVCENTCKVRSLETEDDEKCSSEHGIKTLVNVDSFGAVGDGVSDDTKAFANAWKQACSTAAAVLLVPPDRTYKVNATRFRGPCNEDLLVQIDGNIVAPDEPKNWDPKNPRNWLYFSNLNGVVFQGHGVIDGSGRKWWAASCKKNKTNPCVGAPTALTIDQSSNIEVNGLTIQNSQQMHFTISRSESVRIFNVVVSAPEDSPNTDGIHLTASKNVVIQDSKIGTGDDCISIVNGCSNIKMKSIFCGPGHGISIGSLGKDNSTDFVTAVVVDTAFLKGTMTGLRIKTWQGGSGYVRAVRYKNVQMHDVANPIIIDQFYCDSPKRCQNQTSAVEISQIVYENISGTSKSPNAIKFACSDTVPCTNIALNNINLKRTDGKSAQTFCNSVMGFAIGHIEPPADCLMPVNNSFCNTETELNREYLIHSEL; from the exons ATGAGCAATATCATATTCATTTATTTTCTCGCTCTGCTTTTCGTTTGTGAAAACACGTGTAAGGTTAGAAGTTTGGAAACCGAAGACGATGAAAAATGCTCAAGTGAACATGGTATCAAGACACTCGTAAATGTTGATAGTTTTGGTGCTGTTGGAGATGGTGTTTCTGATGACACGAAG GCATTTGCAAATGCATGGAAGCAAGCGTGCTCTACAGCAGCGGCAGTGCTTTTGGTTCCTCCGGACCGTACTTATAAAGTTAATGCAACGAGATTTAGAGGACCTTGTAATGAAGATCTACTTGTTCAG ATCGATGGAAATATTGTAGCACCAGATGAGCCTAAAAACTGGGATCCGAAAAACCCGAGAAATTGGCTCTACTTTTCTAATCTCAACGGAGTCGTTTTCCAAGGACATGGAGTTATAGATGGATCGGGCCGGAAATGGTGGGCTGCTTCTTGCAAAAAGAACAAAACAAAT CCTTGTGTAGGAGCCCCAACG GCACTGACGATTGATCAAAGCTCAAACATAGAAGTGAATGGCCTTACCATCCAAAACAGTCAGCAAATGCATTTTACTATATCGCGATCAGAATCCGTTAGAATTTTCAATGTTGTAGTTTCAGCTCCTGAAGATAGTCCAAACACTGACGGAATCCATCTCACTGCATCGAAAAATGTAGTTATTCAGGATAGTAAAATCGGGACAG GTGATGATTGCATCTCAATTGTGAACGGTTGCTCTAATATCAAGATGAAGTCGATATTTTGTGGGCCGGGTCATGGTATCAG TATAGGAAGCCTTGGAAAGGATAATTCGACAGATTTTGTAACAGCAGTAGTTGTGGATACGGCTTTCCTTAAAGGCACTATGACAGGCCTCAGGATTAAAACATGGCAG GGAGGATCTGGTTATGTTCGAGCTGTGCGGTACAAAAACGTTCAAATGCATGATGTGGCAAATCCCATTATTATCGATCAATTCTATTGTGATTCGCCTAAACGTTGTCAAAATCAG ACATCAGCTGTGGAGATAAGTCAAATTGTGTATGAAAACATCAGTGGAACATCAAAGAGTCCAAACGCTATCAAATTTGCATGCAGTGACACAGTTCCATGCACGAACATCGCTCTTAACAATATCAACTTAAAAAGAACAGATGGGAAATCAGCTCAAACGTTCTGCAACTCTGTTATGGGATTTGCCATTGGTCATATTGAACCACCTGCAGACTGTTTAATGCCCGTTAACAACTCGTTCTGCAACACAGAGACTGAACTCAACCGTGAGTATTTGATTCATAGTGAACTTTAG
- the LOC110922026 gene encoding probable polygalacturonase At1g80170 isoform X2, whose translation MSNIIFIYFLALLFVCENTCKVRSLETEDDEKCSSEHGIKTLVNVDSFGAVGDGVSDDTKAFANAWKQACSTAAAVLLVPPDRTYKVNATRFRGPCNEDLLVQIDGNIVAPDEPKNWDPKNPRNWLYFSNLNGVVFQGHGVIDGSGRKWWAASCKKNKTNPCVGAPTALTIDQSSNIEVNGLTIQNSQQMHFTISRSESVRIFNVVVSAPEDSPNTDGIHLTASKNVVIQDSKIGTGDDCISIVNGCSNIKMKSIFCGPGHGISIGSLGKDNSTDFVTAVVVDTAFLKGTMTGLRIKTWQGGSGYVRAVRYKNVQMQDVANPIIIDQFYCDSPKRCQNQTSAVEISQIVYENISGTSKSPNAIKFACSDTVPCTNIALNNIKLKRTDGKSAQTFCNSVMGFAIGHIEPPADCLMPVNNSFCDTETKLNREYLIHSEL comes from the exons ATGAGCAATATCATATTCATTTATTTTCTCGCTCTGCTTTTCGTTTGTGAAAACACGTGTAAGGTTAGAAGTTTGGAAACCGAAGACGATGAAAAATGCTCAAGTGAACATGGTATCAAGACACTCGTAAATGTTGATAGTTTTGGTGCTGTTGGAGATGGTGTTTCTGATGACACGAAG GCATTTGCAAATGCATGGAAGCAAGCGTGCTCTACAGCAGCGGCAGTGCTTTTGGTTCCTCCGGACCGTACTTATAAAGTTAATGCAACGAGATTTAGAGGACCTTGTAATGAAGATCTACTTGTTCAG ATCGATGGAAATATTGTAGCACCAGATGAGCCTAAAAACTGGGATCCGAAAAACCCGAGAAATTGGCTCTACTTTTCTAATCTCAACGGAGTCGTTTTCCAAGGACATGGAGTTATAGATGGATCGGGCCGGAAATGGTGGGCTGCTTCTTGCAAAAAGAACAAAACAAAT CCTTGTGTAGGAGCCCCAACG GCACTGACGATTGATCAAAGCTCAAACATAGAAGTGAATGGCCTTACCATCCAAAACAGTCAGCAAATGCATTTTACTATATCGCGATCAGAATCCGTTAGAATTTTCAATGTTGTAGTTTCAGCTCCTGAAGATAGTCCAAACACTGACGGAATCCATCTCACTGCATCGAAAAATGTAGTTATTCAGGATAGTAAAATCGGGACAG GTGATGATTGCATCTCAATTGTGAACGGTTGCTCTAATATCAAGATGAAGTCGATATTTTGTGGGCCGGGTCATGGTATCAG TATAGGAAGCCTTGGAAAGGATAATTCGACAGATTTTGTAACAGCAGTAGTTGTGGATACGGCTTTCCTTAAAGGCACTATGACAGGCCTCAGGATTAAAACATGGCAG GGAGGATCTGGTTATGTTCGAGCTGTGCGGTACAAAAACGTTCAGATGCAAGACGTGGCAAATCCCATTATTATTGATCAATTCTATTGTGATTCGCCTAAACGTTGTCAAAATCAG ACATCAGCTGTGGAGATAAGTCAAATTGTGTATGAAAACATCAGTGGAACATCAAAGAGTCCAAACGCTATCAAATTTGCATGCAGTGACACAGTTCCATGTACGAACATCGCTCTTAACAATATCAAGTTAAAAAGAACAGATGGGAAATCAGCTCAAACGTTCTGCAACTCTGTTATGGGATTTGCCATTGGTCATATTGAACCACCTGCAGACTGTTTAATGCCCGTTAACAACTCGTTCTGCGACACAGAGACTAAACTCAACCGTGAGTATTTGATTCATAGTGAACTTTAG